Below is a genomic region from Rana temporaria chromosome 3, aRanTem1.1, whole genome shotgun sequence.
aatttttttactactaatggcggcgatcagcgatttttttcatgactgcgacattatggcggacacttcggacaattttgacacatttttgggaccattgtcattttcacagcaaaaaatgcatttaaattgcattgtttattgtgaaaatgacagttgcagtttgggagttaaccacagggggcgctgtaggagttatgtttcacctagtgtgtgtttacaactgtaggggggtgtggctgtaggtctaacgtcatcgatcgagtctcccttataaaaaggatcactcgatcgatacgccgccacagtgaagccgtgtttacatacggctctccccgttcttcagctccggggaccgatcgcgagggggcggctataaacgaatagccgcgctgtcgtcctggatcgctacctgtgggaatccgaccgccgcatgtagcgggggggtcccgatcggacccccgacccgcggaaaggcggggacatacatgtacgcccatatgcctgtacgtgccattctgtggacgtacatatacatgcagcggtcggcaagtggttaaagagtcctTCTCTCATTTCTACTTACATCGCCTGTCTTGGGATTGAACCAATGGCTGATATCCTTCCCTGCAGCTTCAATAATTGGCTTCAACAAAATGTCACCTAAAAGGAGACACAAGACAAATGTAAAGGCCTCATTCACAGGCAAACAGAGGGACAGACAGTAATTGTACTGCTCAGAGACAGTgtggagggaaggaagggggggggggggcatacaagGCAATACAGGGGGACAGGTGACAAGGGACACACAGGGACAGTGCGAGGGAACAGGCTAGGAAGACACATAGACAGTACGGGGGATAGGTGAAGGGGGACACATAGGGACAGTAAGGAGGGACAGGTAAGGGGGGACATATAgagacagtatgggggggggggacatagggACAGTAaggggggacaggtgaggggggcaCATAGGGACAGTAAGGGGGGGCACATAGGGACAGTACGGGGGGAAAAGGATAGTGCGGGGAGGAAAGTAAGGGGGGACACACAGGAACAGTGTGAAGGAATAGGTGAGGAGGGGCACATAGGGACAGTAAGGGGGGATAGGGATAGTACAGGTAAAAGTCAGGTGGGACACACACAGGGACAGTAAGGGGAGGGGACAAATAGGGACAGTATGGGGGGAAACACACAGGGACAGTGGGGGGTCAGGTGAGGGGGGACACACAGGGACAGTGGGGGGTCAGGTGAGGGGGGACACACAGGGACAGTGTGAGGGGAAAGGTtaggggggggacacacaggacagtaagaaggggggattctgggacaatacagtgggaCAGGTGACAAGGGGCACACAGGGAcagtaagggggagggggcaTAGAGACAGTAgggggggacaggtgaggggggcaCACAGACAGTACGAGGTGACAAAAGAGGAGGGGCATATAGGGACGTTAAAGGGGTGGATAGGTAAAGTGCGGGGGGGGAAATAAGGGGGGGGCGCACATGGACAGTACagggggacaggtgaggggggacaCACAGGACAGTAAGGGGGGGAAGGTGAGTGGGGGGACACATAGGGACAGTAAGGGGTGGCATGGGGTCAGATGAAGGGGGACACACACAGGGACAGTGCGAGGAGAAAGGTTAGGGGGGACATATAGGGAtggcaaggaggggggacacagggacaATACAGGGGGACAGATCAGATGACAAGGGACAGTGTGAGAAGACAGGTGAGGAGGGGCACATAGGGACGGTAAGGGGGGGGGATTAAGATAGTGTGGGGAAAAAGTCAGGGGGGGCACACAGGGACAGTAAGAGGGGGGACAACTAGGGACAGTATGGGGGAACACACAGGGACAGTAGAGGGAAACAGGTAAGGAGGGGGGAACACATAGGGACAGTAAGTGGGTGGCATAGGGGGATCAGGTGTGGGGGCGACACACTAGACAGTGCAAGGGGAAATGttagggggggggacacacacacatggacaataaggaggggggggacaaatAGGGACAATATGGAGGAGGGGACACACAGGGACAGTAAGAGggaggacaggtgaggggggacaCATAGGGACAGtacgggggaggggacacacaAGGACAGTAaggggggacaggtgagggggggacACATAGGGGTGGCATGGAGACAGGCGATAGGGGGACACACAGGGACAGTGCAAAGGGAAAGGTTAAGGGGGGACATATAGGGACAGTAAGAAGGGGAGATACAGGGACAATACAGAGGGACAGGTGACAAGGGGAACACAGGGACAGTGTGAGGGGATAGGGACTGTAGAGGGGGGCATAGAGACAGTACGGAGGACAAGTGAGGGGGGCATATAGGGACAGTACGGGGGGGGATAGGTATAGTGCAGGGGAAAAAATCAGGGGGGGCACACAGGGACAGTAAGGGAGGGACAGTGCAAGGGGAAAAGTTAGGGGGGGGACACATAGGGACAGTAAGAAGAGGGGATACAGTGACAATACAGGGGGACAGGTGACAAGGGGCACACATGGACAGTGCGAGGAGACAGGGACAGTAAGGGGGCATAgagacagtatggggggggacaggtgaggggggacaCACAGGGACAGTACAGGGGGACACACAGGGACAGTAcgggggacaggtgaggggggacaCACAGGGACAGTACGGGGGGACACACAGGgacagtacggggggggggacaggtgaggggggacacacagggacagtacaggggggacaggtgaggggggacacacagggacagtacaggggggacaggtgaggggggacaCACAGGGACAGTACAGGGGGACACACAGGGACAGTACGGGGGGACAGGTTAGGGGGACACACAgggacagtacaggggggacaggtgaggggggacaCACAGGGACAGTACggggggacaggtgaggggggacaCACAGGGACAGTACGGGGGGACACACAGGGACAGTACGGGGGGACAGGTGAGGGAGGACACACAGGGACAGTACGGGGGGACACACAgggacagtacaggggggacaggtgaggggggacaCACAGGGACAGTACggggggacaggtgaggggggacaCACAGGGACAGTACggggggacaggtgagggggacACATAGGGACAGTAcggggggggacacacagggacagtacggggggggggcacacagggacagtacgggggggggggcacacagggacAGAACggggggacaggtgaggggggacacacagggacagtatgggggggggcacacagggacagtacggggggggcacacagggacagtacggggggggggacacagggacagtacaggggacaggtgaggggggacacacagggacagtacgggggggggggcacacagggacAGAAcgggggacaggtgaggggggacacacagggacagtatggggggggcacacagggacAGTACGAGGGGGGACACACAGGGACAGtacgggggggggcacacagggacAGTAcaggggacaggtgaggggggacaCACAGGGAGCATATAAAGATATATCAGTCCGGATTGGGTGTGTAGAGAACGGAGCTCTATGTGTACAATGGGGGATGTCAGTCAGTGTGGTGGAAATGTTACCTCTGTAGTCGGCGGCCAGTGGGCTGAGGTCATACACCCGTCCCAGGTAGGACACCCACAGGTCGGCGGTGGTGCAGTGACGGGACACCTCCCTGGGAGTGAAGAACGGAGCTCTCGCTGCCGGAGACATGATTGAACGCTTCTTGGTTACCCCGGCAACGGGACGCATAGCGCCCTACTTCCGCCCTCATACACTATTTCCGGTTTGGTTTCCGCACTTCTGCGTTCCACCGGGCTCCAATGAGACGTCACGTCCGGGGTACAATCATTACAGTCTGTGCCATTGGTTGAAGGTGGTATTGGGGGCGTATCCTTTCCATTTGTGGCTGAGTTGTGTGCTTCCCATAGTGCACTGCAGAGAGAGGAGATGGCAGCTGTGCTTGAGGAGAATGGATGCAGCCCCCCTCCTGGGGTGAGTACAGGGGCCACATTGCTATATAGAGGTCTAAGAGGGTGTCCTATACAGGGACTGGGAGGAAGGGGCCCCAGAGACCTGGGTGTCCTATACAGGGACTGGGAGGAAGGGGCCCCAGAGACCTGGGTGTCCTATACAGGGACTGGGAGGAAGGGGCCCCAGAGACCTGGGTGTCCTATACAGGgactgggaggaggaggggcccccaGAGACCGGGGTGTCCTATACAGGgactgggaggaggaggggctccCCAGAGACCGGGGTGTCCTATACAGGgactgggaggaggaggggcccccaGAGACCGGGGTGTCCTATACAGGgactgggaggaggaggggcccccaGAGACCGGGGTGTCCTATACAGGgactgggaggaggaggggcccccaGAGACCGGGGTGTCCTATACAGGgactgggaggaggaggggctccCCAGAGACCGGGGTGTCCTATACAGGGACTGGGAGGAGGAGGGCCCCCAGAGACCGGGGTGTCCTATACAGGgactgggaggaggaggggcccccaGAGACCGGGGTGTCCTATACAGGaactgggaggaggaggggcttcccAGAGACCGGGGTGTCCTATACAGGgactgggaggaggaggggctccCCAGAGACCGGGGTGTCCTATACAGGgactgggaggaggaggggcccccaGAGACCGGGGTGTCCTATACAGGGACTGGGAGGAAGGGGCCCCAGAGACCGGGGTGTCCTATACAGGGACTGGGAGTAGGAGGGGGCTCCCCAGAGACCGGGGTGTCCTATACAGGgactgggaggaggaggggctccCCAGAGACTGGGATGTCCTATACAGGgactgggaggaggagggggctccCCAGAGACCGGGGTGTCCTATACAGGgactgggaggaggaggggctccCCAGAGACCGGGGTGTCCTATACAGGgactgggaggaggaggggctccCCAGAGACCGGGATGTCCTATACAGGgactgggaggaggaggggctccCCAGAGACCGGGATGTCCTATACAGGgactgggaggaggaggggcccccaGAGACCGGGGTGTCCTATACAGGGACTGGGAGGAAGGGGCCCCAGAGACCGGGGTGTCCTATACAGGgactgggaggaggaggggctccCCAGAGACCGGGATGTCCTATACAGGgactgggaggaggaggggctccCCAGAGACCGGGATGTCCTATACAGGgactgggaggaggaggggcccccaGAGACCGGGGTGTCCTATACAGGGAATGGGAGGAAGGGGCCCCAGAGACCGGGGTGTCCTATACAGGgactgggaggaggaggggctccCCAGAGACCGGGGTGTCCTATACAGGgactgggaggaggaggggctccCCAGAGACCGGGATGTCCTATACAGGgactgggaggaggaggggcccccaGAGACCGGGGTGTCCTATACAGGGACTGGGAGGAAGGGGCCCCAGAGACCGGGGTGTCCTATACAGGgactgggaggaggaggggctccCCAGAGACCGGGGTGTCCTATACAGGgactgggaggaggaggggcccccaGAGACCGGGGTGTCCTATACAGggactgggagggggaggggctcccCAGAGACCGGGGTGTCCTATACAGGgactgggaggaggaggggctccCCAGAGACCGGGGTGTCCTATACAGGgactgggaggaggagggggctccCCAGAGACCGGGGTGTCCTATACAGGgactgggaggaggaggggctccCCAGAGACCGGGGTGTCCTATACAGGgactgggaggaggagggggcctcCAGAGACCGGGGTGTCCTATACAGGgactgggaggaggaggggctccCCAGAGACCGGGGTGTCCTATACAGGgactgggaggaggaggggcccccaGAGACCGGGGTGTCCTATACAGGgactgggaggaggaggggctccCCAGAGACCGGGGTGTCCTATACAGGgactgggaggaggaggggctccCCAGAGACCGGGGTGTCCTATACAGGgactgggaggaggagggggctccCCAGAGACCGGGGTGTCCTATACAGGgactgggaggaggaggggctccCCAGAGACCGGGGTGTCCTATACAGGgactgggaggaggagggggcctcCAGAGACCGGGGGGTTCTATACAGggactgggaggaggaggagggggtgtcctATACAGGgactgggaggaggagggggtgtcctATACAGGgactgggaggaggagggggtgtcctATACAGGGACTGGGAGGAGTGGGTTGCACATGGCCTCTGTAGTAGACGTTGAATGTTATGTATTGGTAGGACCTGGATGTGGGACTCAGGAATAACGCCCGCCATAAGCTGCAGTCTCTCCTGAACAGAAACATGCGGATAGAGATGACAGATGGgcgttctctgattggctgcttccTCTGTACAGACCGGGACTGTAACGTCATCCTCGGGTCCGCCCAGGAATTCCTCCGCCCCTCAGGTGAGACCCCATTGGACACTCAGAATGCACAGGAGGTAATCCAGCAgtgccagtttaaccacttgccgcccgccaatgacagattgacgtcggcaaagtggttgtagaatcctgactggatgtcatatcacgtcctcaggattctgagccgctgcgcgcccccgggggcgcgcatcgcggcgatcgttgttgcggggtgtcagtctgacaccccgcaacaccgatctcggtaaagagtctctcacggagactctttaccacatgatcagccatgtccaatcacggctgatcacgatgtaaacaggaagagccgttgatggctcttcctcactcgcgtctgacagacttgagtagagaagagccgatcggcggctctcctgacaggggggggctcgcgctgattgtttatcagcacagccccccctcggatcgccacatggaccaccagggatgcccaccagggaagggcaaaccaaaaaaaaaaaagtctgggaaaaaaaaagcaataaaagatgacaatcagtgcccacaaatgggcactgactggcaacatgggtaaatcagtgccactCCACAGtgaccatccatgcccagtgcccacctatcagtgcccatctgtgccacccataagtacccatcagtgccacccatcagtgccgcctatgtgtgcccatcagtgccgcctatgtgtgcccatcagtgcccataattgaaagagaaaacttacttatttacaaaaaaattaacagaaaaaaataaaagcgtaatttattttcaatctttttttttttttttggttgtttttgtgcaaaaaaaaaaatcgcagaggtgatcaaatgccaccaaaagaaagctctatttgtggggaaaaaaggacgccaattttgtttgggtacagtgtagcacgaccgcgcaattgtcgttcaaagtgcgacagcgctgaaaattggcttgggcgggaaggtgcgtaagtgcccggtatggaagtggttaaatgccaactgagggtacaagaaaaaaaatatccaaacccccccccccccccaaatcccctttTGCTTCAGCCATCatgctctgattggctgctgggcctCACATACACCCTGTCCCTGTTCAGGACTGACATCTGAAGATAGAGAGGACTACGTCATGTAAtgggtgactgtcctcctgtaCCTCTGACCTGTGCAGAGTCCTGAGGAGGACTGGAGGACGCTCTTCTGGCTTGAGCTCCGCTCTAAGGCTGGCTGATAAAACGTTTAACAATATCGCCACCTGCTGGCACAAGGTAACTATTTGTTAAATCGAGAACTCTGGGCACCTAAAACATCATCATTAACCACGTCAGCcaaggaagattttacccccttaatgaccagggaactttttgcgattcagcactgcgtcgctttaacggacaattacacggtcgtgcgacgtggctcccgaacaaaattggcgtctttttttttccctcacaaatagagctttcatttggtggtatttgatcacctctgcggtttttatttttgcgctgtaaacaaaaaaagagcgacaattttgaaaataaaaacaatattttttgctgtagTATCCCCCAAATTTttgttaaacaatttttttcctcagtttaggccgatacgtattcttctacatatttctggttaaccacttcagccccggaccattttgctggtcaaagacccggccactttttgtgattcggcactgcgtcactttaactgacaattgcgcggtcgtgcgacgtggctcccgaacaaaattggcgtcctttttttcccacaaatagagcttttttttttggtggtatttgatcgcctctgcggtttttatttttttgcgctataaacaaaaatagagcgacaattttgaaaataaatgaatattttttactttttgctataataaatatcccccaaaaacatatataaaaaaaaaaacatttttttcctcagtttaggccgatacgtattcttctacatatttttcgtaaaaaaaaatcgcattaagcgttttttgattggtttgcgcaaaagttatagcgtttacaaaataggggatagatttatggcgtttttattaatatctttttttttttttactagtaatggcggcaatctgcgatttattcatttatttttttttttttttttttttttttttttttttatcgccacCTGCTGGCACAAGGTAACTATAGTAAGCAATTGcttactgcaattttttattttattttttacgaaaaatatgtagaagaatacgtattatggtggacacttcggacacttttgacacatttttgggaccattggcatttttatagcgatcagtgctataaaaatgcattaattactataaaaatgccactggcagggaaggggttaacactagggggcggggaaggggttaattatgtttcctaggtgtgttctaactgaaggggggttggggggggtggAACTGACAtggagaaatgacagatcgctgttcataggcgcgcgcccctagtggctgaaatgcgaaatcacgttctattacgtgattttgcgcagccgagccgacctgccgccgtaaaactgcagcggctggtcggctagtggtaaaaaaaaaaaatttgcaataagcgtttattgattggttggcgtctacaaattatgggatagatttacggtatgtcattttttttattattattatttttattaattaattttattattataaaattatatatatattagggccgaaacaactaatcgattaatcgccaactaatcgattatgaaattaatcgattacaattttcataatcgattaatcggacagtaacataatggggttaaaaaaatttaagttagccctttatagtacaaaaaagcaaatcgctactgtaaatattactttcacggtcccacagtaaaaaaattaaccccttacagtagcgattatttgctctttttgtacttattttcgttttttttaacccccattatgttactaaacatctcaggccgggggtcacacctctgtgttttttggtgctttttgcagaaacgcactacagttcatttacatgttttcctatgggacacgttcaaatCCATGAttgtttttcagctgctgcgtatttggaaagggcgaggaGTTTTCTACGCAAAacagtgccattttgtttttttggttcaatatacttcaatggagaagctgcagaaaagcatgtcatgtgtttttgcgacaatttgtgttttttaatctgcccaacaacaaattggcccaattttttttttttaattggtaattttttttttttaaggctattatccgattaatcgaaacaataattggccaactaatcgatttatgaaaataatcgttagttgcagccctaatatatatatatatatatatatataataatgactTGTATATTACTGCGATGCGCAATCTATTGGCCttctataaatcctgtataataataataataataataataataatcgtgcagatttctgggaaaatcagtaagccaatcacacaagcaggacatTTCCTccctgggggggttctgtacacCTCCCAGGTCGCCATATAGCATTTTACAGAAAACGacagcactgcagattgaaaagcaaAGATCGTTTTTAATAAAATTCAATTACAATACGACTCGCGTCGCAGGTGTATAAGCtagatcgtttattttttttgtacttgcccaattttttccccacaaaaatggAGTCACCTTTTAACTACTCCAgacccgggccattgtaaaaagacggccacaaggtggctctacaatgccgggaggccgtctttttatggcctcgggtcctccggccactgggggggctCGGCGCGTCatcgagatgccgatgcgcgtgcctggcgaccgcgatgtccgccaggtacccgcgatcggcagtgacggagccagggacgtggatctctaacTCAGGGatctacgtcctgtcagggagagaggagacccatggtgtgtctcttgtacatagggacagcgATCGgtcacccgcccccccccccccacagtaagaatcactccctagggaacacatttaaccccttccttgcccccctagtgttaaccccttccctgccagtcacatttatacagttatcggtgcatatttatagcacggatcgcagtataaatgtaattggtcccaaaaatgggtcaaaagtgtccgatgtgtcagccataatgtcgcagtcctgacaaaaatcgcagatcgccgccattcctagtaaaaaaattaaaataataaacaacaaaaaaaggcagaattctatccccctattttgtagccactataacttttgcgcaaaccaatcactatacgcttattgcgatatatttttttttttagaaggatacatatcggccttaaagcgggggttcaccctatcgacaggaaaaaaaaaatttttttttcttttacctttaaatcaggcactgtagtgcgagctacagtatgcctgtcccgaattttttccccccatactcaccttgtagtcgtccatcgaagataccggggaatgggcgtgcctctggagacggaggatgattgacggccggctctggcgcgtcacgcttctccggaaatagccgaaataggcttggtcttcacgacgcgtgcgcatagcctgtgcgcacgcgccgtgaagagccgagacctactccggctgtcttcggggagagtgacgtgccagggccggccgtcaatcatcctccctctccataggcacgcccattccccgcgggagccggaatctacgatggacgactacgaggtgagtccggggttaaaaaaatcgggacaggcatactgtagctcgcgctacaatgcctgtctcgatggtaaaatcgtgtgggtcagggtgaactaccgctttaactgagagaaaaaaaatatatatatatatatatattaaatatatatatttataatttttttttattttttttattaaatggcatatttattacagcaaaaagtaaaaaatattgtttttttttttaattatcaaataccaccaaaagaaagctctatttgtggggaaaaaaggacgccaattttgtttgggagccacgtcgcacaaccgcgcaattgtccgttaaagcgacgcagtgtcgaatagcaaaaactggccgggtcctttaccttgcctaaaggtccgggtcttaagtggttaaaaaaaacacaatatataattCCAGAGTTAACATGCTTTT
It encodes:
- the NAA38 gene encoding N-alpha-acetyltransferase 38, NatC auxiliary subunit, yielding MAAVLEENGCSPPPGDLDVGLRNNARHKLQSLLNRNMRIEMTDGRSLIGCFLCTDRDCNVILGSAQEFLRPSDTFPIREPRVLGLAMVPGHHIVSIQVELESVTSPQYL